The following coding sequences are from one Rutidosis leptorrhynchoides isolate AG116_Rl617_1_P2 chromosome 11, CSIRO_AGI_Rlap_v1, whole genome shotgun sequence window:
- the LOC139876531 gene encoding uncharacterized protein, with the protein MAVSSQKHAKSAEFAIEFLLHAATVIFKEQVEKAFREGTARRNAHIMFVSLALNLLEERVMVTCKDIITLEKHCKFLEEEEKEKRDEKNGRNAKGQKIFVVKKGSKVKTWKMFSAHSNSMEYDDENYTKEDNVLEYDDENYNAE; encoded by the exons ATGGCAGTGAGTTCCCAAAAACATGCAAAGAGTGCAGAATTTGCTATAGAGTTTCTTTTACATGCTGCAACAGTCATTTTTAAGGAGCAG GTTGAAAAGGCTTTTAGAGAAGGGACTGCCCGTCGAAATGCACATATCA TGTTCGTATCACTTGCTTTAAATTTGTTGGAAGAACGTGTGATGGTCACGTGCAAGGACATCATTACTTTGGAGAAACAT TGTAAATTCcttgaagaagaagagaaagagaaGCGTGATGAAAAGAATGGAAGGAACGCAAAAGGGCAAAAGATCTTCGTAGTAAAGAAAGGCTCAAAAGTAAAGACATGGAAAATGTTCTCAGCCCACTCAAATTCAATGGAATATGATGATGAAAATTATACTAAAGAAGATAATGTATTGGAATATGATGATGAAAATTATAACGCGGAATGA